In the Leptotrichia sp. oral taxon 212 genome, one interval contains:
- a CDS encoding GNAT family N-acetyltransferase, which yields MHKEKNLKYDESKKFKDIKSENIKIRDVLPEDAERIQEIYSPYVSNTVISFEITVPGKSEMKKRIQKLLANDFPYIVAENERGTVVGYAYADKFGEREAYRYSFTISIYLDMEVQSKGIGQKLYDELENRMKKMGVVQVISVITGKNEKSLKFHKKNGFAKIGHFPNAGYKMGEWHDIIWMNKTISSIEKIENRKKIK from the coding sequence ATGCATAAAGAAAAGAATTTGAAGTACGATGAATCAAAAAAATTTAAAGACATAAAATCTGAAAATATAAAAATAAGGGATGTTCTGCCTGAAGATGCAGAAAGGATACAGGAAATATATTCGCCATATGTTTCGAATACTGTAATATCTTTTGAAATCACAGTTCCTGGCAAGTCAGAAATGAAGAAAAGAATTCAAAAATTACTGGCAAATGACTTTCCGTATATAGTTGCCGAAAATGAGAGGGGAACAGTTGTCGGATATGCCTATGCTGATAAATTTGGAGAAAGGGAAGCATACAGATATTCATTTACCATAAGTATTTATCTTGATATGGAAGTTCAGTCAAAAGGAATAGGACAGAAGCTTTATGATGAACTGGAAAACAGAATGAAAAAAATGGGTGTAGTGCAGGTAATATCGGTAATAACAGGGAAAAATGAAAAAAGTCTTAAATTTCATAAAAAAAACGGTTTTGCAAAAATAGGACATTTTCCAAATGCAGGATACAAAATGGGAGAATGGCACGATATTATATGGATGAATAAAACTATTAGCAGCATTGAAAAAATTGAAAACAGGAAAAAAATAAAATAA
- a CDS encoding DUF554 domain-containing protein has product MGIITDFIAILAGSILGLVIGNKIKESMRNIIMDSIGLFIIISGVKSTLKSNRDIIVLVYLIAGAIIGQIIDIDLQIKKLSIFIENKFSRISSISYRNKNSLNSVESEEKEFNFAKGFSVTTILYCIGAMAIMGSINSGLTGDDKILNIKAVLDGATAIVFASIYGVGTIFSAFSALIYQGLFFVFARQIKDFLTPNAITDLNFLGGIMICGLGINIVLKKNIKVANMLPSIFIPIIVEIFVNFFSHLF; this is encoded by the coding sequence ATGGGAATTATTACCGATTTCATCGCTATTTTAGCTGGAAGTATACTTGGCCTTGTTATAGGAAATAAAATAAAGGAAAGCATGAGAAATATTATAATGGACAGTATCGGACTTTTCATTATAATATCAGGAGTAAAAAGTACACTTAAATCAAATAGGGACATCATTGTTCTTGTGTATCTCATAGCTGGAGCCATCATTGGGCAAATTATCGATATAGATTTACAAATAAAAAAATTAAGTATTTTTATTGAAAATAAATTTTCAAGAATTTCATCAATTTCATATAGAAATAAAAACTCCTTAAATTCTGTTGAAAGTGAAGAAAAAGAATTTAATTTTGCGAAAGGATTCTCTGTAACAACTATTCTTTACTGTATAGGAGCTATGGCAATAATGGGCTCCATAAACAGCGGTCTCACAGGAGATGATAAAATTTTAAACATAAAAGCCGTTCTGGACGGGGCTACAGCTATAGTTTTTGCATCTATATATGGAGTAGGAACTATTTTTTCAGCTTTTTCAGCACTTATTTACCAAGGACTGTTCTTTGTTTTTGCAAGGCAGATAAAAGATTTTCTTACTCCAAATGCAATAACTGACTTAAATTTTTTAGGTGGGATAATGATTTGTGGCTTAGGAATCAATATTGTTCTCAAAAAAAATATAAAAGTGGCCAATATGTTGCCTTCCATATTCATACCAATCATTGTAGAAATATTTGTCAACTTTTTTAGCCACCTGTTTTAA
- a CDS encoding NCS2 family permease, with product MEQERHGKKRRFHEFLENYYELSKNGTDVKTEIIAGMTTFLTMAYVLAVIPGFLKEAGIPEGGLYTAVCLIAMTGTLMHALFSKLPVATAPGLGLTVFFVSTVVGRMGYTWQQGLAAVTISGVVLVLVTASSVRRIVLDGLPENIKTAITAGVGLFIALIGLKSSGIIVATETGLFLGNFKESSVQLSVFGLLLMLILMARNVKGALIISIIATTLLGIPMGVTDLSKWHGFVLPGGVGDLFFKQDFKGLLGQKDVFSGLINIVMIVLTISMVDFFDKIGTLLAIASKGKLYNEKGEVKNMKKALLCESSITIISSFFGATTTSTYLECTAGIAEGGRTGLAAFSTAVLFGVSFFLSGIVSIIPGAATSPALIVVGVLMLGVVTKIDFHDLTEGAPAFFAITLMPFTMSVAEGVAGAVISYVVLKLATGRKKEIKPIMYILAILFILKLSLT from the coding sequence ATGGAACAGGAAAGGCATGGAAAAAAGAGGAGATTTCATGAATTTCTGGAAAATTATTATGAACTTTCAAAAAATGGAACAGATGTAAAAACAGAGATAATAGCCGGAATGACAACATTTCTGACAATGGCATATGTGCTTGCTGTAATTCCTGGATTTTTAAAGGAAGCGGGAATTCCGGAGGGAGGATTGTACACTGCAGTATGTTTGATAGCAATGACAGGAACTCTAATGCATGCACTGTTTTCAAAACTTCCTGTAGCAACAGCTCCCGGGCTTGGGCTTACAGTGTTTTTTGTTTCAACGGTTGTTGGAAGAATGGGGTATACATGGCAGCAGGGCCTTGCGGCTGTTACTATTTCAGGTGTTGTACTTGTACTTGTAACAGCCTCTTCAGTCAGAAGAATTGTGCTGGATGGACTGCCGGAAAATATAAAAACTGCAATTACAGCAGGAGTAGGACTTTTTATAGCATTAATCGGATTAAAAAGTTCAGGAATAATTGTAGCGACAGAAACAGGGCTGTTTTTAGGAAACTTTAAGGAAAGTTCTGTACAGCTTAGTGTATTTGGACTGCTTCTGATGCTAATTCTAATGGCAAGAAATGTGAAAGGGGCATTAATAATATCAATAATTGCGACTACTTTACTGGGAATACCTATGGGAGTGACGGATTTAAGTAAATGGCATGGTTTTGTATTACCTGGTGGTGTAGGTGATTTATTTTTTAAACAGGATTTTAAAGGTCTGTTAGGACAAAAGGATGTATTTTCAGGACTTATAAATATAGTAATGATAGTACTTACAATAAGCATGGTTGATTTTTTTGATAAAATAGGTACTTTGCTGGCAATAGCAAGTAAAGGAAAGCTTTACAATGAAAAAGGTGAAGTTAAAAATATGAAGAAGGCACTGCTGTGTGAATCATCTATAACTATAATAAGTTCCTTTTTTGGAGCAACAACTACTTCAACATATCTGGAGTGTACTGCGGGCATAGCAGAAGGTGGAAGAACAGGACTTGCGGCCTTTTCAACTGCCGTACTGTTTGGAGTTTCCTTTTTTCTGTCAGGAATAGTGAGCATTATTCCTGGAGCTGCAACATCTCCTGCTTTAATAGTTGTAGGAGTATTAATGCTTGGAGTAGTTACAAAGATTGATTTCCATGATTTGACAGAAGGAGCGCCGGCATTTTTTGCAATTACACTGATGCCTTTTACTATGAGTGTTGCTGAAGGAGTGGCGGGAGCAGTAATAAGCTATGTAGTTTTAAAGCTTGCAACAGGAAGAAAAAAAGAAATAAAGCCAATAATGTATATACTGGCTATTCTTTTTATACTAAAACTTTCTTTGACATAG
- a CDS encoding class I SAM-dependent methyltransferase → MDTKFKNVSETLLITLNARGKDADSPNPVLNDRKSAEIMSRIDYDFSKFDKGWMSYYGILARAKTMDQEIKKFMDKYPDCVIVSIGAGLDTRFSRIDNGKITWYNLDLPEVIEQRKVFFEENPRVRNIPKSAFDSSWTEDVEINGKELLIISEGVLMYFDENEVKNFLNILTDRFDKFTLYLDLLSKKLVKQARRHDTLKTMKNAEFKWGVKDGSEVVKLNPKIKQTGLINFTDELKYLLHGFRKLFIPIAYIMNNRLGMYEYKK, encoded by the coding sequence ATGGATACAAAATTCAAAAACGTTTCAGAAACCCTTCTAATCACATTAAATGCCAGAGGAAAGGATGCAGACAGTCCTAATCCTGTGTTAAATGATAGAAAATCTGCTGAAATAATGTCTAGAATTGACTATGATTTCAGTAAATTTGATAAGGGATGGATGTCATATTATGGAATTCTCGCGAGAGCAAAAACTATGGATCAGGAAATAAAAAAATTTATGGATAAATACCCTGACTGTGTTATTGTTTCAATCGGTGCAGGACTTGATACAAGATTCAGCAGAATTGATAATGGAAAAATAACATGGTATAATCTTGATTTACCTGAAGTTATAGAACAAAGAAAAGTATTTTTTGAAGAAAATCCAAGAGTCAGAAATATTCCAAAATCAGCTTTTGATTCAAGCTGGACTGAAGATGTTGAAATTAATGGAAAAGAGCTGCTTATTATTTCTGAAGGTGTTCTTATGTATTTTGATGAAAATGAAGTGAAAAATTTTCTTAATATACTGACTGACCGATTTGACAAGTTTACGCTTTATCTGGACTTACTTTCTAAAAAACTTGTAAAGCAGGCAAGAAGACACGATACTTTAAAAACAATGAAAAATGCAGAATTCAAATGGGGAGTAAAAGATGGAAGTGAAGTTGTTAAACTCAATCCAAAAATAAAACAGACAGGGCTTATTAACTTCACTGATGAATTAAAATACCTGCTCCATGGATTTAGAAAGCTTTTTATTCCTATTGCCTATATTATGAATAACCGTCTTGGAATGTATGAATATAAAAAATAA
- a CDS encoding hemolysin family protein — translation MTGGSLLLEFIVIMALTGINAFFSSAEMAIVSINKNKLKILVEEGNKKAIMLENLMKEPSKFLSTIQVGITLAGFFASASAATGLSQYLSIYLRKLGIPYSGQISMILITFVLSYITLVFGELIPKRIALKSSEKIALSSVGTIVTVSKIFSPFVKFLTFSTNIVLTALKMKEDNIEEKVSKEELRSLVEVGREHGIINEVEKEMIENIIEFDEKVAREIMIPRTKVFLVDKNISVDELFEKKEVEVYSRIPVYEDEADNIVGILFMKDLMIEAYRKGFQNVKLPEIMQEAYFVPETKNVNELFNEMQSEKKHIAILIDEYGGFSGIVTLEDLIEEVMGNISDEFDADDSSIKKLSANKYLVNGELSLNDLNDYFHIELESKHYDTLSGLLIEHMGYIPEDDEDIEPIIIDEISFKPKRVKDKKIEWVLAKFNKEEKLN, via the coding sequence ATAACCGGGGGCAGTCTACTTTTAGAGTTTATTGTAATAATGGCATTAACAGGAATAAATGCTTTTTTTTCAAGTGCCGAAATGGCAATAGTTTCAATAAATAAAAATAAACTTAAAATACTGGTGGAAGAGGGAAATAAGAAGGCAATCATGCTGGAAAACCTTATGAAGGAGCCGAGCAAGTTTTTATCAACAATTCAGGTTGGAATAACACTTGCAGGATTTTTTGCTTCGGCTTCGGCAGCAACAGGGCTTTCACAGTATCTGTCAATATATCTGAGAAAATTGGGAATTCCTTACAGTGGACAGATTTCAATGATTTTAATAACTTTTGTGTTATCATATATAACACTAGTTTTCGGTGAGCTTATTCCAAAAAGGATAGCTCTAAAGTCATCGGAAAAAATAGCGCTTTCATCGGTAGGGACAATAGTAACAGTTTCAAAAATATTTTCACCTTTTGTCAAATTCCTGACATTTTCAACAAATATAGTGCTGACTGCATTAAAAATGAAGGAAGATAACATTGAGGAAAAGGTTTCAAAGGAAGAACTGCGTTCACTTGTAGAAGTGGGAAGGGAACATGGAATTATCAATGAAGTTGAAAAGGAAATGATAGAGAATATTATTGAATTTGATGAAAAGGTTGCGCGGGAAATAATGATTCCTAGGACAAAGGTGTTTCTTGTTGATAAAAATATTTCAGTAGATGAACTGTTTGAAAAAAAGGAAGTGGAAGTATATTCTAGAATCCCTGTGTATGAAGATGAGGCGGACAATATTGTAGGAATACTGTTTATGAAGGATCTGATGATAGAGGCTTACAGGAAGGGATTTCAAAATGTCAAATTACCGGAAATCATGCAGGAAGCTTATTTTGTCCCTGAAACAAAAAATGTCAACGAGCTTTTTAATGAAATGCAGTCTGAAAAAAAACATATTGCCATACTGATAGATGAATATGGCGGATTTTCAGGTATTGTAACATTGGAAGATCTGATTGAGGAAGTAATGGGTAATATATCTGATGAGTTTGATGCTGATGATTCTTCCATTAAAAAACTTTCTGCAAATAAATATCTGGTAAATGGAGAGCTGTCGCTAAATGACCTAAATGACTATTTTCATATTGAACTGGAATCCAAGCATTATGATACTTTAAGTGGACTGTTAATTGAGCATATGGGATATATTCCTGAAGACGATGAGGATATAGAGCCTATCATAATTGATGAAATTTCATTTAAGCCTAAAAGAGTTAAGGATAAGAAAATTGAATGGGTACTTGCAAAATTTAATAAGGAAGAAAAGCTAAATTAA
- a CDS encoding ROK family protein, protein MNYYVGIDLGGTNTKIGLVDEAGNIIFTTIVKTDSMEGFEKTVERLSKILLEQVKGSNINFEVDVKGIGIGVPGPIVNARIVKFWANFPWPKEADLAGEFEKHLNKQVRVDNDVNVITLGEMWKGAAQGYKNVLGLAIGTGIGGGVITDGKLVSGKNGAGGEVGHIKVAKNGKLCGCGQEGCWEAYASATGLIREAQSRLAVNKTNKLYERVKGREIEAKDIFDVAKEGDKFALKLVDYEADYIALGIGNLLNVLDPEIIVVGGGVALAGDILFNAINEKLKQYALPSTLENLKIVQAQLGNDAGILGAAYLGMM, encoded by the coding sequence ATGAATTATTATGTAGGGATAGACTTAGGAGGAACAAATACTAAAATAGGACTTGTTGATGAAGCGGGGAATATTATTTTTACAACAATAGTAAAGACAGATTCTATGGAAGGATTTGAAAAAACTGTTGAAAGACTGTCTAAAATTTTATTGGAACAGGTAAAGGGGAGCAATATAAACTTTGAAGTGGATGTAAAAGGAATAGGAATAGGAGTTCCAGGTCCTATAGTAAATGCAAGAATTGTAAAATTCTGGGCTAATTTTCCATGGCCAAAAGAGGCCGACCTGGCAGGAGAATTTGAAAAGCATCTGAATAAACAGGTAAGAGTAGATAACGATGTGAATGTCATAACTCTTGGCGAAATGTGGAAAGGTGCCGCACAGGGTTACAAGAATGTTCTTGGACTTGCCATAGGAACAGGAATTGGTGGAGGAGTAATAACTGATGGAAAACTTGTAAGCGGTAAAAATGGTGCCGGTGGAGAAGTGGGGCATATAAAAGTTGCGAAAAATGGAAAACTTTGTGGATGTGGACAGGAAGGATGCTGGGAAGCGTATGCTTCAGCTACTGGATTAATAAGGGAAGCACAGAGCAGACTAGCCGTAAATAAAACTAATAAACTTTATGAAAGAGTTAAAGGAAGAGAGATAGAGGCAAAGGATATATTTGATGTTGCGAAGGAAGGAGACAAATTTGCCTTGAAACTTGTTGACTACGAAGCTGATTATATTGCACTTGGAATAGGAAATCTGCTGAATGTCCTTGATCCTGAAATAATAGTAGTTGGAGGGGGAGTTGCACTTGCAGGGGATATACTCTTCAATGCAATAAATGAAAAACTGAAGCAGTATGCATTGCCTTCAACTCTGGAAAATTTAAAGATAGTTCAGGCCCAGCTTGGAAATGATGCAGGTATTTTAGGTGCCGCATATCTTGGAATGATGTAG
- a CDS encoding MBL fold metallo-hydrolase — protein MKKLKFLGIGSAFYPPFDNTGAFFTYNEDFYLIDCGESVFKKIWNLKEMKESKNIFILITHFHCDHVGSLGSLISYLYLKMNKIPYIIHPTEKIKEYLKVVGIEDKFYIYENMLPEISQIKNNHVEVKHVDDMICYGYEIIFPEEIIYYSGDAVDIPEKILKKYFEGEIREIYQDTCSYKSKNPSHGNIFDLEERIPYEKRKNVYCMHLERDFRDKIIEKGFSVPEIFE, from the coding sequence GTGAAAAAATTAAAATTTTTAGGTATTGGATCAGCTTTCTATCCACCTTTTGATAATACCGGTGCATTTTTCACATACAATGAAGATTTTTATCTTATAGATTGTGGGGAGAGTGTTTTTAAAAAGATATGGAATTTAAAAGAAATGAAGGAAAGTAAAAATATATTTATTTTAATAACACACTTTCACTGTGATCATGTAGGAAGTTTGGGTTCATTAATATCATATTTATATTTGAAAATGAATAAAATTCCTTATATAATTCATCCTACGGAAAAAATAAAAGAATATCTGAAAGTAGTAGGAATAGAAGATAAATTTTATATTTATGAGAACATGTTACCTGAAATTTCACAGATAAAAAATAATCATGTAGAAGTTAAACATGTAGATGATATGATATGTTACGGATATGAAATAATTTTTCCTGAGGAAATAATATATTATAGTGGAGATGCTGTAGATATACCGGAAAAAATACTGAAGAAATATTTTGAAGGAGAAATAAGGGAAATATATCAGGACACATGCAGTTATAAAAGTAAAAATCCTTCTCATGGAAATATATTCGATTTGGAAGAAAGAATTCCATATGAAAAAAGAAAAAATGTATATTGTATGCATTTAGAGAGAGATTTCAGAGATAAAATTATCGAAAAAGGATTTTCAGTACCTGAAATATTTGAATAA
- a CDS encoding carbohydrate ABC transporter permease, with the protein MNIIKKGTDSIITTIAFVIAFIWLIPLIWMIGTAFTEPSFSMSLFPKTGFTLKNIIYVWNAVPFKTYYINTLILVTVTFIIQIFTSTMAAYALAVMDLKWAKYVFIIIFMQIIIPNDVLITPNFMTLKDLNLINTKLGIMIPFLGTAFGIFLLRQHFKTIPKSLSEAARIDGANTWQIIWKIYMPCAKPAYLSFGVVSISYHWNNYLWPLIVTNSTQNRTLTVGLALFAKSKEATMQWANVSAATFIIIFPLIVIFFILQKRFINSFISSGIKE; encoded by the coding sequence ATGAATATAATAAAAAAAGGAACAGATTCAATAATTACAACAATAGCTTTTGTTATAGCTTTCATATGGCTGATTCCTCTGATATGGATGATAGGGACAGCATTTACAGAGCCGTCTTTTAGCATGTCATTATTTCCTAAAACAGGATTTACATTAAAAAATATAATATATGTATGGAATGCAGTACCTTTTAAAACATACTATATAAATACATTGATATTAGTTACCGTTACTTTTATAATTCAGATATTTACTTCGACTATGGCTGCATATGCTCTTGCTGTTATGGATTTGAAATGGGCAAAATATGTATTTATTATAATATTCATGCAGATAATAATACCTAATGATGTATTAATAACACCTAATTTTATGACTTTAAAAGACTTAAACCTTATTAATACTAAACTGGGAATTATGATTCCTTTTTTAGGAACAGCTTTTGGAATATTTTTGTTAAGGCAGCATTTTAAAACAATACCTAAGTCTCTATCAGAAGCAGCGAGAATAGACGGAGCAAATACATGGCAGATAATATGGAAAATTTACATGCCTTGTGCAAAACCGGCATATCTGTCATTTGGTGTTGTTTCAATAAGCTATCATTGGAATAACTATTTATGGCCGTTGATTGTTACAAATTCAACGCAAAATAGAACTTTGACAGTAGGATTGGCATTATTTGCAAAATCGAAGGAAGCTACTATGCAATGGGCAAACGTCAGTGCGGCAACTTTTATAATAATATTTCCACTAATAGTGATATTCTTCATTTTACAGAAAAGATTTATCAACAGTTTCATAAGCTCAGGAATAAAAGAATAG
- a CDS encoding carbohydrate ABC transporter permease, protein MNIKLNRKLKENITGFLLLLPSLIFMMSFTVLPVFKSFHLSFTKYNLGMKAPRWIGFENYISLFKSELFWKVMSNTIFFSIITVVPSMILGLALAFLVNRKSRAVGILRTIYFYPVVMPMIAVASIWMFIYMGKNGLLDQWLSHFGIKPLNVLSNKNTVLPFMAIMYVWKESGYLMIFFLAGLQGISEDLFESARIDGAGFWVMLKTITLPLLKPTMIFVSTVALTNCFKLVDHIVIMTEGAPNNASTLLLYYIYQQGFTNFNYGKSSALTVIMLFLLLFVSLPRFFKQDKEAYYN, encoded by the coding sequence ATGAATATAAAATTAAATAGAAAACTGAAGGAAAATATAACAGGTTTTCTTTTATTGCTCCCATCATTAATATTTATGATGAGTTTTACAGTTCTGCCAGTATTTAAGAGCTTTCATCTAAGTTTTACAAAATATAATCTTGGAATGAAAGCTCCAAGGTGGATTGGTTTTGAAAATTATATAAGTTTATTTAAAAGTGAACTTTTTTGGAAAGTAATGTCCAATACAATATTTTTTTCAATTATAACAGTTGTACCTTCTATGATTTTAGGACTGGCTCTGGCATTTCTTGTAAATCGTAAAAGCAGAGCAGTCGGTATATTAAGGACAATATATTTTTATCCTGTAGTCATGCCTATGATAGCAGTGGCAAGTATATGGATGTTTATATATATGGGAAAAAATGGATTATTAGATCAGTGGCTGTCACATTTTGGTATAAAACCTCTAAATGTGCTTTCAAATAAGAATACAGTTCTTCCTTTTATGGCGATAATGTATGTATGGAAAGAATCGGGATACCTGATGATTTTCTTTTTGGCGGGATTACAGGGAATATCAGAAGATTTATTTGAATCGGCAAGAATAGATGGAGCAGGATTTTGGGTAATGCTGAAAACTATTACGTTACCGTTACTGAAACCGACAATGATATTTGTTTCAACAGTAGCATTGACAAACTGTTTTAAGTTAGTTGACCATATAGTTATAATGACAGAAGGGGCTCCCAATAATGCAAGTACTTTACTCTTGTATTATATTTATCAGCAGGGATTTACTAACTTTAATTATGGAAAATCTTCAGCCTTAACTGTGATAATGTTGTTTTTACTTCTGTTTGTTTCTTTACCGAGATTTTTCAAACAGGACAAGGAAGCCTATTATAACTAA
- a CDS encoding ABC transporter substrate-binding protein: protein MKRNFVILLFLSLFLFITGCGSNKEEKKDGKIKLVFYYPVNVGGPVAKLVEQLTKDFNAENPDIEVEAVYTGNYDDTVTKIQTAAQGGNPPDLFVSLATQRFTMASSEMAMPLDELIAEDGEEGKKYISDFLESFMEDSYVNGKIYSIPFQRSTMVLFYNKDVLKEAGLNPEKAPETWEELVEIAKKVTTDKRKGVGIALNSGSAQWAFTGFALQNSADGKNLMSEDGKKVFFNTPENVEALQFWIDLQKKDKVMAEGIVQWTDLPAQFLAGEVAMIYHTTGNLSNIAKNAKFNYGVAFLPGHKRKGAPTGGGNFYISSKISKEKQKAAWKFIKYLTTAERAAQWSVDTGYVPTRKSAFETEIMKKYYAERPQAKVAYEQLKFAKPELTTYNAAEIWRILNDNIQSAITGEKTAKDALDNAQKEATEVLKDFN from the coding sequence ATGAAAAGAAATTTTGTTATTCTGTTATTTTTAAGTTTGTTTTTATTTATTACAGGTTGTGGCAGTAATAAGGAAGAAAAGAAAGATGGAAAAATTAAATTAGTATTTTATTATCCTGTCAATGTAGGAGGTCCCGTTGCAAAACTTGTCGAACAGCTGACAAAAGATTTTAATGCAGAAAATCCTGATATTGAGGTTGAAGCGGTTTATACTGGGAATTATGATGATACAGTAACAAAAATTCAGACAGCAGCTCAGGGAGGAAATCCACCTGATTTATTTGTAAGTCTGGCTACTCAGAGATTTACAATGGCTTCAAGTGAAATGGCTATGCCACTTGATGAACTGATAGCTGAAGATGGCGAAGAAGGGAAAAAATATATAAGTGATTTTTTAGAAAGTTTTATGGAAGATTCCTATGTTAACGGGAAAATATATTCAATTCCGTTTCAAAGAAGTACAATGGTTTTATTTTATAATAAGGATGTACTCAAGGAAGCGGGGCTGAATCCTGAAAAAGCACCTGAAACATGGGAAGAATTAGTTGAAATAGCGAAAAAAGTTACAACTGATAAAAGAAAAGGAGTTGGAATTGCCTTAAATTCAGGTTCAGCTCAATGGGCTTTTACAGGTTTTGCTTTACAAAACAGTGCAGATGGAAAAAATCTTATGAGCGAAGATGGAAAAAAGGTATTTTTCAATACTCCTGAAAATGTAGAAGCATTACAGTTCTGGATTGATTTACAGAAAAAAGATAAAGTTATGGCTGAAGGAATTGTACAGTGGACTGACTTGCCTGCTCAATTTTTAGCAGGAGAAGTTGCAATGATTTATCATACAACTGGAAATTTATCCAATATAGCTAAAAATGCAAAATTTAATTACGGAGTTGCCTTCCTTCCTGGTCATAAAAGAAAAGGTGCTCCAACAGGAGGAGGAAATTTTTATATTTCTTCAAAAATATCAAAAGAAAAACAGAAAGCCGCGTGGAAATTTATCAAATATCTTACAACAGCTGAGAGAGCTGCACAATGGAGTGTAGATACAGGATATGTTCCGACAAGAAAAAGTGCATTTGAAACAGAAATAATGAAAAAATATTATGCTGAAAGACCTCAGGCAAAAGTAGCATATGAACAATTAAAATTTGCTAAACCTGAATTGACAACATACAATGCAGCAGAAATATGGAGAATACTGAACGATAACATTCAATCTGCAATAACAGGAGAAAAAACAGCTAAAGATGCCTTGGATAATGCACAGAAAGAAGCAACGGAAGTGCTGAAAGATTTTAATTAA
- a CDS encoding LacI family DNA-binding transcriptional regulator, giving the protein MKNITIKDVAKECGVSTQTVSRVINESSNVSEKTRKFVEDKIRKLGYKPNLYAKNLSKRKMKNILVSVRRNKGHTATIWANILVSEIFACNKNKNVSIFMEQYYDDRELSNSLLNTSNTFIDGVIIFYEKKNDKRVNILKKENIPFIVVGKSYSDENIYVSNDDFNSVFKATEYLFKKEIEKITFITANPTPMNIERKNGIIEAYRKNNKSTENLIIAEKMNNQKKIYSFVKEMYNKKMLPEAFFVSGDEKAIAVLKALNELNIMIPEEVSVLGLDNIPISEFFYPALTTLALNYKKISERVYEKLINMMNGIKENSEEVSGEIIERESVKK; this is encoded by the coding sequence ATGAAAAATATAACAATCAAAGATGTAGCAAAAGAATGTGGGGTTTCTACACAAACTGTTTCCAGAGTTATAAATGAAAGCAGTAATGTTAGTGAGAAAACAAGAAAATTTGTAGAAGATAAAATAAGAAAATTAGGTTATAAACCGAATTTATATGCAAAAAATTTAAGTAAAAGAAAAATGAAAAATATACTGGTATCTGTTAGAAGAAATAAAGGCCATACTGCGACTATCTGGGCAAATATTCTTGTCAGTGAGATATTTGCCTGTAATAAAAATAAAAATGTATCAATATTTATGGAACAGTATTATGATGACAGGGAATTAAGTAATTCACTACTGAATACATCGAATACCTTTATTGATGGAGTTATTATATTTTATGAGAAGAAAAATGATAAAAGAGTGAATATTCTGAAAAAAGAAAATATCCCCTTTATTGTTGTTGGGAAAAGTTATTCAGATGAAAACATATATGTATCAAATGATGATTTTAACTCGGTATTTAAAGCCACTGAATATCTTTTTAAAAAAGAGATTGAAAAAATAACTTTTATTACAGCAAATCCAACACCAATGAATATTGAAAGAAAAAATGGAATAATAGAAGCATATAGGAAAAATAATAAATCGACAGAGAATTTAATCATTGCTGAAAAAATGAATAATCAGAAAAAAATATATAGTTTTGTAAAGGAAATGTACAATAAAAAAATGCTTCCTGAAGCGTTCTTTGTATCAGGAGATGAAAAAGCAATAGCCGTATTGAAAGCTTTAAATGAATTAAATATTATGATTCCGGAAGAAGTTTCGGTTTTAGGACTTGATAATATTCCAATATCAGAATTTTTTTATCCTGCTTTGACAACTTTGGCATTAAATTATAAAAAAATATCAGAAAGAGTATATGAGAAATTGATTAATATGATGAACGGAATTAAAGAAAATTCTGAAGAAGTTTCAGGAGAAATTATCGAAAGGGAAAGTGTAAAAAAATAA